TAGAAGCATATACTTCTTGAAAAGCTTGTCAATGGCAACGCTTCGCAATTGCGAGTCATCAATCACAGtctaaaaacagaaaatagttGATTAAATGAATTAGTTTTAACAACTATGTGAATATATACCTGCCAATGAAGAATGTTTCGTAAAAGTTTAGCAGCTGACCAGAATTGGCGGTTAACGAATCCAGGATTCTGAGCCGCAAAGTGGAAAGGAATAAACACATCCTGATCCACAGCACCTTCGAATTTTTCAACAGCGGCAGACAATAAGGATTGAATAGTTTTGTGGCCAGCGAGAATGGGATGCTCTTCTGTTAAAGTCTTCACCAGTTTGACTAAACGATTTGTTTGACTTGTGGAGCAGGGGTCGTATGCCGCTTTTACAACCTGTCATTAAAATATCTGTAAAAAACGCGAAATTGCTAAGATAAAATTGGTAATTTACCTCGACGACGTAAGGAACAACGGACAATTCAATCGTTTTTGAAATGATCAACGgattctgattcttttttttgatttccgaCCGCATATCATACTGGGTTATCGTCTGGAACCACTTGGTTTTATTGATCAGTGTCACTTCATGCTCGAGAGGATTCCACAAGGCCTGTAGCAGGTGCCAACGCACGATGCAGCCAGCAAGGCGAGGCAGGAATAAGTCAACGTACGCGTTGTTGTAAGAATCATTCTCACGAGTACGCCACTCGTCAAACCGCTGAGTGATCGTTTCGATTGAACAAAACTCATCCAAAGTGTCATCAAACAATCGACCGGATTCTTCTAGGATTTTGTCTATAAAGCGAATACGATAAATGAGTTATCgtggataaaagaaaattagttaCTTGAATCACCTTTCTCCGCGCTGAATGACGTTGActctttttcaacaacttcaTCGTCGGACGAAAGTCCTTCCTTGTGCTTAGCCGAGTCTTTGCGACTGTTGCGTCGACGCCTTCGACGGGCTTCGCGCTCCGCCGTTCGAGCAAGTTTATCAGGATTAATAGATTGCACGATCACAGACTGAATGGCACAGTCACTGGCTTCGTCACGAACATCTTCGCGCCGCCGTTCCGCCAAATAACGATACCGCCGACCAAGCTGTGCCACCCAACGCTTTTCCAAAGTTTCCACTTCATAGTACTGCgaggaaataaaaagtaaaatacaaaaatgaatgTTGAGAACCAACTAACatagacgaaaaaataaatgtaccTTAGTTGTGAGGCAGTCGGCTAGATCGTGAACGTAACCGCGAGTGACTTGGAAATAGTGATATCTCTCGGATAATTGAGGCCGTTCTGTCTCGAGACGTTGCACTTCCAATCGACATTGAGAAAGATCCGATTCCATTCGTTCCATATCACTAACATGCCGTCTGTGAACTTCATCCAATCCAGACAAACTAAAATTTCCGGTTGAGTTAGTTCATTCGTTTATAGTTAATAAAATTGATGATTGCATGGTTTATACTAACCGTTCACGGAGCTTTTCTTTCAACTCTAAAGGTGTGGGCAGTGGGGCTAGTTTACTCAGATCTGGAGCTGATAAGGTAGTTTTGGTTGGAAGACCATGGGCCAAAGGTCCtttcgtaattttttctttgaccaGTGACCTGGAAGAAGTTGAAGGCCCTTCATCGATGTATTTATGTTGGAGAGTCATTTCTTGGTAAGCCGACTCAACCTGGCGCTGACGAATGGCTTTCTGGAATTGCTGCTTTTCCCaatcgtcttcgtcgtcgctttcttcttcgtcagcTGTATTAAAGGGAGGATATCGCTTGAATACACTTCAAAGAAATAATCTAAATAAATCGTTACCTTCTCGTTCGGCTGCTAAAAAtgcttctcttctctcttgcTTGTCTTTGGTCAACAGATCAACAGCAAAACCCATTCTTCCATCTTCAGCCTCGTCTTCATCGCTCTTATCGTTTTCGTCTTCCCGCACGAGTCTCGCGGATGTGACTGATGAGGTCTGCTGGGAATCTTTTTCGTAGTCCGGCATTTCATCCACTTTAATGTAATCAGCCAGACCACCAAGCTCTCTAGCTTGTTGACGATGCTTTCTAGCCGCATGAATCATCGCTGCATCTGGGATGGCACCATCTGcagaaaattccaatttcaaaaattataacCTCTCCATGGTTAAAACGATAAAAatgaaccaaacaaaaaaaaaatcattgatgaaaaagagagattCATTAGATCAGAGGAAAATTCAgcccaaaatatttttaaaaagttttcttgcCCTACTTTCCAGGACATTCCTGAACGGGTCAGGTCGTCTAAATTTGACGCCCTCATCAGCACTCTCTTCTTCTGAATCTGATCGATATCCAGCCATCTCTGCTTCACGTCCACTCAGGATGAGGTTCTTTGGTTGTTCAGGTTTGGGTAGATGATTTTCAGGCTgtgtctgtttttcttcttgaacaaTTTCCACTGGTGGCTTCACAATGGTTTTCTGCTCCTGTTCCTTCAACTTCCGGTCCCTCTCCATTCGTTTAGCAATTCTTCTACTCTGGGAAGATTTCTTGATCTGGAATGTCTCGACCccctcatcttcttccaaGTCTTCCTGAAAGCTAAGAATactcgtcttcttttttatttccaacgAAGCTGCTTTTGGCGGTTTCCCCGATGGTTTGTTGTTGCCGGATGCCGAAGATGGGACACCATCGACCTTATTAATTGATTGTGCATGGTTAtctccatcttcttcatcacttGTTGCTGTTCTTTGacgcaaatttttctttggtttcttAAATAgtgacattttaaaatattcacgGTTTTTAAATCCAAGAGTACATTCACTTTTCAACAAgcgattgaaaatttttcgtgGAAACGATTTCGACAGCCGACATTTAGATTTGGCGACATGGCGTTGCCAAATAGTTATAACAGAAAATTGgaactaaaaatgtttcaagatttaaaatttattgtgttattttgtgattaattcagtttttatttataaaatttaatttaacttaataataaattattacaGGCTTTTTTACGCGAATTTCTAAAACTATTATTGAGAATGACAACTTCAACTTGTTTACATGGTGCTTGTACTTTTGTTTTGCTCAAGTCAAGTtgatctctctttctctcttgtacTTTACATTGAAGTATTATGTAGTTTTTTTCATACATCGctatcagtttttttttcattttattcttgcTTTGTGCTGTGCGCACCCAAACATAGAAAACTTTCAAGTACGTTCTTTTAATAGATGAATGATTAGAAAAGTGCGATTCTATCTGCGCGGGAAAGTCTGATAACTGTTTCCCTTGCTTGTTAAAATGGCGCATAGGAAAGCTAAACGTCCAAGGCATGatccttctcttcttcaagATGAGCAACTTATCCTTATTTGTGACTGGGGAGGTTGTAGGCAGTTATACCAAAATATGGaactttttttgtctcatGTAGCTGATCATGCCGGGCAAGTGGTTGTTGTCACCACAGGTGAAGAATCAACTATTACTTGTATTTGGGAAGACTGTGGATTTGAAACTTCTGATGATAAGGAAATTCTTCGGCACATATACTATCATGCTTATCATACGAAGATTAAATGTTTGGGTGCTAATCTTATTGAAAAACTGGCACTACAAGGATGTCAACTAGATCCTCAAACCAGGAATTCGGTGCCAGAGTTATCAGGATCCCTCATCTGCTGCTGGGATGACTGCAAACTAGAATTCCTCAATGTTCAACAGTTCTATTGGCATGTCCACACACACTCCATAACTAATGATGAtggcgagagaaaagagaagaaatgctTGTGGACAAATTGTAAGAGCaacttttcaaacaaattcaagCTCAGGGATCACCTAAAAAGTCATTCACAAGAAAGATCCTTAGCCTGTCCAACCTGTGGCAGCCTGTTTGCCTCTCGTACCAAACTTCATGACCATTGTTTGAGGCAACTTCCTTTAGATGGttggtattttatttcaaatctgTAAACTTACACTAAATGATCATACTAACTGAATCTTTTTACAGCCAATGAATTCCGCTGTTCCGAATGCAACAAACTATTACCTACCGAACGTTTGTTGCGAGAGCACGTTCGATATCACCGTCTAGTCTACACATGCTCTCACTGCCCAATTGATGAAGAGGGAAAAGGTCGGAGCTTCCCCAACACCCACTCTTTAGCAACGCATATATCATATTGTCACAGTGATTCTCGACCATTTTCCTGTCCCGAAGACGATTGCAATTACAGTGCGAAATCGCAAACAGATTTGAGCAAACATCTTGAAGTTCACGCAAATACGCTGTGGTACTGTTGCGAAGTAAGTagcattttgtttgtttgatgaaatcaacGTGAAATTTAATACCATGTTTATCTTGCAGGTGAGTGGGTGCGAGTTCACTGCTCGTAATTCGGCGACACTTCAGAAACATGTGCGCAAAATACACGAAGGAAATGTGGATCCATTGTACGAGTGTCACGTCTGTCAAGTTCGTTTTCAGGCATCTAACTCACTCAAAAATCATTTGGGAAACGCTCACCAAATCTTTCCCCTCGCTGGCAAC
The sequence above is a segment of the Daphnia pulex isolate KAP4 chromosome 11, ASM2113471v1 genome. Coding sequences within it:
- the LOC124207600 gene encoding PAX3- and PAX7-binding protein 1-like → MSLFKKPKKNLRQRTATSDEEDGDNHAQSINKVDGVPSSASGNNKPSGKPPKAASLEIKKKTSILSFQEDLEEDEGVETFQIKKSSQSRRIAKRMERDRKLKEQEQKTIVKPPVEIVQEEKQTQPENHLPKPEQPKNLILSGREAEMAGYRSDSEEESADEGVKFRRPDPFRNVLENGAIPDAAMIHAARKHRQQARELGGLADYIKVDEMPDYEKDSQQTSSVTSARLVREDENDKSDEDEAEDGRMGFAVDLLTKDKQERREAFLAAEREADEEESDDEDDWEKQQFQKAIRQRQVESAYQEMTLQHKYIDEGPSTSSRSLVKEKITKGPLAHGLPTKTTLSAPDLSKLAPLPTPLELKEKLRERLSGLDEVHRRHVSDMERMESDLSQCRLEVQRLETERPQLSERYHYFQVTRGYVHDLADCLTTKYYEVETLEKRWVAQLGRRYRYLAERRREDVRDEASDCAIQSVIVQSINPDKLARTAEREARRRRRRNSRKDSAKHKEGLSSDDEVVEKESTSFSAEKDKILEESGRLFDDTLDEFCSIETITQRFDEWRTRENDSYNNAYVDLFLPRLAGCIVRWHLLQALWNPLEHEVTLINKTKWFQTITQYDMRSEIKKKNQNPLIISKTIELSVVPYVVEVVKAAYDPCSTSQTNRLVKLVKTLTEEHPILAGHKTIQSLLSAAVEKFEGAVDQDVFIPFHFAAQNPGFVNRQFWSAAKLLRNILHWQTVIDDSQLRSVAIDKLFKKYMLLPLTKTTIRGNASDPDTLDKIRFIAESLPKNWLGPMAPGASQLQPLIDTTMSLASNADSTTSAGRKHVKDVAAVLQKLGAAAEAQEILVKYL
- the LOC124207602 gene encoding histone H4 transcription factor-like, whose product is MAHRKAKRPRHDPSLLQDEQLILICDWGGCRQLYQNMELFLSHVADHAGQVVVVTTGEESTITCIWEDCGFETSDDKEILRHIYYHAYHTKIKCLGANLIEKLALQGCQLDPQTRNSVPELSGSLICCWDDCKLEFLNVQQFYWHVHTHSITNDDGERKEKKCLWTNCKSNFSNKFKLRDHLKSHSQERSLACPTCGSLFASRTKLHDHCLRQLPLDANEFRCSECNKLLPTERLLREHVRYHRLVYTCSHCPIDEEGKGRSFPNTHSLATHISYCHSDSRPFSCPEDDCNYSAKSQTDLSKHLEVHANTLWYCCEVSGCEFTARNSATLQKHVRKIHEGNVDPLYECHVCQVRFQASNSLKNHLGNAHQIFPLAGNCRFKYKQGPDGRFRAENGGGPLQPRNSS